CGAGCATCACCCCGGAGACGACGCGGTAGGTCACGGCCGCCTTGCCGCTGGGGGAGAAGACGACCGCCTTGTCGCGGCGGAGCGCGAAGTGGCCGAGCGAGTCGCGTCCGCCGTGCTTGTCCAGCAGGGCCCGCAGGCGCGTCTCGTCGTCCTCGGAGAGGCGTGCGGCCGGGTGTTCGGGGCGGAAGGCCAGGTAGATGGTGGTCACGGCGGTCAGCAGGCCGAGCGCGCCGAGTGAGAAGGTCACCGTCGAGGACGTGGGGCCCGTGTAGTCGAGGGGCCCCACCAGGCCGAACAGGCCGTACAAGACGTGTTCGATACGGTCCGCGAGGCTCGGGTCGCCGACCATGTGGTGCGGGTGGACGCTGACGATCACCAGGCCGAGGACGAGCGAACCGGCGCCCATGAGGACGAAGTTGGCGAGCGCCCGCCAGCGGCTGCGCGGATCGGGCAGCGCGGTGAACTCGTCCCGGTGACGCAGCAGCGGGGCCAGCAGCGCCAGCGAGATGATCACGCCGACGAGCGAGTGACGGTACGTGAACTGGGCGAGGGCGCCCGCCGGGAGCAGCCCCACCGCGGCCCGCCACGCCCGGCGCTTGCGCCGGCGCAGCCCATGGGCCAGGAGCAGCAGCAGGAGACCCGTACTGAGCGAGAGGGCGGCGGCGAACGGGCCGAGCTCACCCGGCAGCACCTCCGCGAGCGTGTGCATCCGGCTGTGGCGGAAGCGCGGGAAGACACCCGCGGCGATGTCCATGACGCCGACGAGCGTGCAGGCTCGGGCGATCCAGGCGGGGACGGCCTCGGGACGCGGGCCGTGCAGGATGCGGCGCGGACCGCGGAGTATGCGGCGCGGGCCGGGCGGGAGACGGCGCGCAGCGCGCGGTGCGCCGTCCGGACGGCCGAGTGCGCCCCGCGGCCGGTCCGTTCGTTGCGGAACCTCACCCGACTTTTCCCCATCTATCCTGACAGACATCGCATCCCGTGGTTCTGCGAGAGACCTTGAATCCGGTGCCAATCCGGCATCCGGCGACATTGCGCCCTCTAGGACGGTGTCTTGAGGAGCCGGGTTCACTCCCCTGCGGAAAACCGCTCCAAAGGGAAAGGAAAGACCGGGGCAAGGCACCTTGGAGGCGGCGGTGCGGCCCT
This sequence is a window from Streptomyces ortus. Protein-coding genes within it:
- a CDS encoding phosphatidylglycerol lysyltransferase domain-containing protein, translating into MSVRIDGEKSGEVPQRTDRPRGALGRPDGAPRAARRLPPGPRRILRGPRRILHGPRPEAVPAWIARACTLVGVMDIAAGVFPRFRHSRMHTLAEVLPGELGPFAAALSLSTGLLLLLLAHGLRRRKRRAWRAAVGLLPAGALAQFTYRHSLVGVIISLALLAPLLRHRDEFTALPDPRSRWRALANFVLMGAGSLVLGLVIVSVHPHHMVGDPSLADRIEHVLYGLFGLVGPLDYTGPTSSTVTFSLGALGLLTAVTTIYLAFRPEHPAARLSEDDETRLRALLDKHGGRDSLGHFALRRDKAVVFSPSGKAAVTYRVVSGVMLAGGDPIGDVEAWPGAIERFMDEATAHSWTPAVMGCSETGGEVWTRETGLDALELGDEAVVEVADFSLAGRAMRNVRQMVKRIERAGYETRVRRIRDLDEGELDRIRAAAEDWRGTDTERGFSMALGRIGDPADGDCLIATAHKADGDPGPSGDLKAVLHFVPWGADGVSLDLMRRDRSADPGMNELLIVAALQAAPRLGITRFSLNFAMFRAALARGEKIGAGPVLRIWRGLLVFLSRWFQIESLYKFNAKFRPCWEPRFVVYRTSRDLPRIGLAALQAEGFVSLALPRVLRRRPKAPRPCAHAPAERDVRAA